In Salarias fasciatus chromosome 2, fSalaFa1.1, whole genome shotgun sequence, one genomic interval encodes:
- the grhpra gene encoding glyoxylate reductase/hydroxypyruvate reductase: protein MQIAGRLMKVFLTRRIPQEGMKILSATGVCEVSQWDSDEPAPRAELLKGVQGAHGLLCMLSDKIDAEVLDAAGPNLKVISTFSVGYDHLAMDEIKKRGIRVGYTPDVLTDATAELAVALLLSTARRLPEGVEEVKNGGWSSWKPLWLCGHGLSDSTVGIIGLGRIGMAIAQRLKPFGVKRVLYSGRTAKPYAAEVNGEFVPLDTLLSDSDFIVVSCSLTPQTQGLCDKAFFSKMKKSAIFVNISRGAVVNQEDLYEALKNGQIAAAGLDVTTPEPLPTNHPLLTLKNCVVIPHLGSATYSTRGVMSALAAQNLVNGLQGADMPSELTV, encoded by the exons ATGCAGATAGCAGGCAGACTGATGAAGGTTTTTCTAACAAGGCGCATCCCGCAGGAGGGAATGAAGATCCTGTCTGCGACTGGAGT GTGTGAGGTGTCTCAATGGGACTCGGACGAACCAGCGCCCAGGGCAGAGCTGCTGAAAGGTGTCCAGGGAGCTCATGGCCTCCTGTGTATGCTTTCCGATAAGATCGATGCTGAGGTCCTGGATGCTGCAG gtcCAAATTTGAAAGTGATCAGCACCTTCTCTGTGGGATATGACCACCTGGCCATGGATGAGATCAAAAAACG CGGCATTCGTGTTGGCTACACTCCAGACGTCCTGACTGACGCCACGGCTGAACTGGCCGTGGCTCTGCTGCTGTCCACCGCTCGCCGACTGCCAGAAGGAGTGGAGGAAGTCAAAAA CGGTGGTTGGAGCTCGTGGAAGCCTCTGTGGCTGTGTGGTCATGGTCTGTCCGACAGCACCGTGGGAATCATTGGCTTGGGACGAATAG gtATGGCCATCGCTCAGAGACTCAAGCCGTTTGGAGTGAAGCGAGTGCTGTACTCAGGGAGGACAGCCAAACCCTACGCTGCTGAGGTGAATGGGGAGTTTG tTCCTCTGGACACGCTTCTGTCTGACAGTGACTTTATCGTGGTGTCCTGCTCCCTGACACCTCAAACCCAGGGCCTGTGTGACAAAGCTTTCTTCAGCAAGATGAAAAAGAGTGCAATCTTTGTCAACATAAGCAG GGGAGCCGTGGTGAACCAGGAGGATCTGTATGAGGCTTTGAAAAACGGACAGATCGCTGCCGCTGGATTAGATGTCACGACACCTGAGCCGCTTCCAACAAACCACCCACTTCTGACTCTAAAAAACTGCG TGGTGATACCGCACCTTGGCAGTGCCACCTACTCCACAAGAGGAGTCATGTCAGCTCTGGCCGCCCAGAACCTAGTGAATGGATTACAGGGTGCAGACATGCCCAGTGAACTCACAGTCTAG